One segment of Desulfovibrio sp. JC010 DNA contains the following:
- a CDS encoding efflux RND transporter periplasmic adaptor subunit has translation MPSLKKIALYGLIALAVITIIFVWLWRMDEIQAIAHSNTATRPSLRVSTHNASFGPVSSWIMAEGRVEAVRKTSLQFEEAGKVVFIAKDETGNALREGTAIFGPGEDANGQLLARIDSRDKHAEVSQCEADYLAAQRELDGLRATMKQAEETLSEAEQDLERKRKLFEQKFLAQNMFDQARFRFTRAKAALSVAKMNIATAQAKLNRAHAELRKVSRAPEKLEIRAPFSGIIARMNIKVGDYFQPSDVNHSSKAELAATAPLTIIDPSEVEVTLHLPEKQGRRVRNGQKVLVSPGFEGWAKGTTFENAPKVEGRVWSVSPQIDGKRRAVRVKVRLKQQETVIPDGMFASCWIMVEHKENTLRIPLGAMLYDGPQPYTFVCENGTAHRQNLQTGLRDNRHVEILQGVKPGTPVIQSGRKKLVEGAPVSIIEQKIPEKSNAEK, from the coding sequence ATGCCGTCGCTGAAAAAAATAGCATTATACGGACTCATCGCCTTAGCCGTTATAACAATCATCTTTGTCTGGCTCTGGCGGATGGATGAGATACAGGCCATTGCCCATTCAAACACAGCCACCCGGCCGTCTTTACGGGTCAGCACCCATAACGCCTCCTTCGGTCCGGTATCCAGCTGGATCATGGCTGAAGGACGGGTTGAAGCAGTACGCAAGACCTCGCTCCAGTTCGAAGAAGCGGGCAAAGTTGTTTTTATCGCCAAGGACGAAACAGGCAATGCATTACGCGAGGGCACCGCAATTTTCGGTCCCGGCGAAGATGCAAACGGCCAGTTGCTGGCCCGCATAGATTCCCGGGACAAGCATGCGGAGGTATCCCAATGTGAAGCGGACTACCTTGCCGCCCAGCGCGAACTGGACGGGTTGCGGGCAACCATGAAGCAGGCCGAAGAGACCCTCAGCGAGGCAGAGCAGGACCTTGAACGCAAAAGGAAGCTCTTTGAACAAAAGTTTCTGGCCCAAAACATGTTTGATCAGGCCCGCTTCCGCTTCACACGGGCCAAAGCCGCCCTTTCGGTAGCCAAAATGAACATCGCCACCGCGCAGGCCAAACTGAACCGCGCCCATGCGGAACTTCGCAAAGTCAGCCGCGCCCCGGAAAAACTGGAAATCCGCGCCCCGTTCAGCGGTATCATCGCCCGCATGAACATCAAGGTCGGGGATTATTTCCAGCCCTCGGATGTGAACCATTCCAGCAAGGCGGAGCTGGCTGCCACAGCCCCGCTGACCATCATTGATCCCAGTGAGGTGGAGGTGACCCTGCATCTACCGGAAAAACAGGGCCGCAGGGTCCGCAATGGGCAGAAGGTGCTGGTCAGTCCCGGATTTGAAGGCTGGGCCAAAGGTACCACTTTTGAAAACGCACCCAAGGTAGAAGGCAGAGTCTGGTCGGTAAGCCCGCAGATTGACGGCAAACGGCGGGCGGTCAGGGTCAAGGTCCGCTTGAAACAGCAGGAAACTGTCATTCCCGACGGCATGTTCGCCAGTTGCTGGATCATGGTTGAGCACAAAGAAAATACATTGCGTATCCCGCTGGGAGCCATGCTCTACGACGGACCGCAGCCCTATACTTTTGTATGTGAAAACGGCACCGCCCACAGACAAAACCTGCAAACCGGACTGCGTGACAACCGTCATGTTGAAATCCTGCAGGGAGTCAAGCCCGGAACTCCGGTAATTCAGTCCGGTCGTAAAAAGCTGGTCGAAGGAGCACCTGTTTCCATCATTGAGCAGAAAATACCGGAGAAAAGTAATGCCGAAAAATAA